DNA from Gemmatimonadaceae bacterium:
TACTGCTTGATCACCCAGACCTTGATGTCGGGCTTCACTTCCGCGTGTAAGCGGATCGGCACACGGTAGACGCCCAACGCCTTGATCGGCTCGTGGAGCTCGATCTGGCGCTTTTCGATCTCGGGGAAGCCCTGCGAGTGCAGCTGCTGGGCGATGTCGGCGGCGGTCACCGAGCCGAAGAGTTTCTCCTCGTCGCCCACGCGCGCCGAGAAGGTGAGCGAGACCTGCGCCAGGCGGTCGGCGACGGTCTGTGCCGCATCACGTCGCTCGTTCTCCGCGGCTTCGAGACGGGCGCGCTCGGCGGCGATGCGTTTGCGATTGCCGTCGGTGGCTTCGTAGGCGAGGCCGCGCGGAATGAGATAGTTGCGCGCGTAGCCGTTGGACACCTTCACGATGTCGCCCGGTTTGCCCACGTTTTCGATCGCGTTGCGAAGAATGACTTCCATGTCGTGCTCCAGTCGGACGAAGGGGATACGTTAGGCGAAGGCGAGAGGTCAGCGGTCGCGGCCGCCGATGAGCGAATGCTTGAGACGGCGGCGCCAGTCGATCCACGTGTCGCTCACGCCGAGGCCCACCGCCCACGGCACCGTGACGAGCGAGAACGGGAATGCGGCGACCGCGACCGCCACGCTGGTGACGGCGACGCGGCGCGAGATGCACCACGCATAGATCCCGTAGCCGCGCAGCGCATAGAGCGTCCCGAAAAAGATGAGGACGCTCTTGCCGGCGGCGGCGATGGCGTCGCGCGACGGAATCAGAATGAGGATGGTGCCGACGATGAGCGCCCAGACGAGCTGATCGCCGAACGTGAATTGCCGGAGCGGCGCGAGCGGCGCCCCGATGCGAACCCGGCTCAGGCGATGGAACAGCGCCCAGGCGAGCGCGAGCGCGGCCAGTGCTTCGAGCGCGAGTGATGCCGGATAGAGCGGCGCCGCGTATTCAGACATCCGCTCCTGCACCTCGGCCTGCCGATCGGCAACTTTGTTTGCCATGTCGGCGAGTTTCGGGAACGACACGGCCACCTGCCACGCGTCCTTCTGCATCTCGTCGACGGCCGCCGAGTTCCGGGCGGCGAATTGCGCGGCAAAGACCTGCTCGGCGCCGGCGGGATCGAGGCGGCCGGTGGCGATCACGCCTAACGACAGCACGATGGCGAGGCCGAGGCCGAGGAGCGCGCGCGCGATGAAGGGCTGCCGCCGGCCGACGATGCACACGACGCCGAACGCCGCGGCGACGAGCACTCCCCAGCCGCGCGCCAGCGCGTAGTAGGCCGCGTCGACGTTGGGCGGCGGCGGCAGCGTGAGAATGGCGGCGGCGAGCGCCGACCAGATGAGTGCGAGCCACAACGAGCCGCCGGCCCACCACCCGACCACGCAACAGGCGGCGAGGGCGGGGACGAGCAGCACGAGTGTGTCGATGACGGGCAACGTCGACGGACCACCCGGGATGTGCGGAATCACGAGGAACGCCGCGAGGGCGAGGATGACGCGGATCCATCCCCGCTCGCGCGGCGCCGGCGTGGTGCCGTTAGGCATCCGTCAGGCCTGGTGTCCCCGAATGTAGGGGATCAAGGCCAGGTAGCGGGCGCGCTTGATGGACACCGCGAGCTGCCGCTGGTGGCGCGCGCACACGCCGCTCAGGCGGCTCGGCAGGATCTTGCCGGTGTCGGTGAGGAAGCGGCCTAACGTACGATCATCCTTGTAGTCGATGAAGCGCACGCGGGACTCGCAGAAGGGGCAGCTTTTCTGTGGGCGTCGCATGGGTCAGTCCTCGTCGTCGTCATCATCGGCGTTCCGCGCCGTGCGGCCCGCGGCGATCTCGTCCTCGCTCATCGGCGGTGCGCCCACCTCGTGCTCGTGCAGCGCGACGAGATACCGGACGACGCCGTCGTCGAGCTTGAGCGCGCGCTCGTATTCGGGGAGCACGCTGGGCTCCGCTTCGAACCGGGCGATGGCGTAGTAGCCGTTGTCTCGCGGCCCGATGGAGTACGCGAGCTGGCGGCGACCCCAATGGTCGACGTTGAGCGAGTCGCCGGCGCCGAGCATGGCGTGGAAACGGCCGAGTTTTTCTTGGATGGCGGCGTCTTCGAGAGTCGAGTCGAAGATGTACACCGCCTCGTAGCGGCGAGGCATGTCGGTAAAACCTCCCTGTGGTCTGGCGCCCCCACAGCAGTGTGGGGGAGGGCTATGTGAAAGCTGCGAGCATGCAAGATAATTGATTGGCAGACGGCGAGGCAACGGAGGCAGTCCACGATCGGTGGGACCCACGCCCACAGCCGTGCGATCCGTGCCGTCCTCCGTGCCGTGCGCGCTGTTGTCCGCCTTTAGACGTTGAATCGGAACAGCATCACGTCGCCATCGCGGACGACGTACTCCTTGCCTTCGCTGCGCACGGCGCCTTTTTCGCGCGCGCCCTTCCATCCGCCGCTGGCGACGAATTCGTCGAAGCCCACGGTCTCGGCGCGGATGAATCCGCGCTCGAAGTCGGAGTGAATCACGCCGGCCGCTTTGGGCGCGGTGTCTCCGGTGTGGATGGTCCAGGCGCGGACCTCGGGTTCGCCGGCGGTGAAGTACGTCTCGAGGCCGAGGAGCGAGTAGCCGGCGCGAATGAGGCGGGCGAGGCCGGCGGACTCGACGCCTAACGACGACAGAAACTCGGCGCGGTCGTCGGGGGGCAGGTCGGCGAGCTCGGCTTCGATCTTGGCCGAGAACGGGACGATCTCGGCGTGTTCGCCGCTCGCGCGCACGGCCTCGCGCAGCGCGCGCAGGTACGGTCCTTCGGCGCCGGTGAGCTCGGCGTCGCCCACGTTCGCGGCGTAGAGCACGGGTTTGATGGTGAGCAGCGACAGCGGCGTGAGGACCGCGCGCGATGCGGCGTCCAGGCGCAGCTGCCAGAGGCCCGTGCCTTCGCCTAACGCGGCGTACGCCGCCTCGAGCACCGGCAGCTCCGCCAGCGCCTCCTTGTCCGCTGCTTTGGCCGCGCGGCGCACGCGATCCAGCCGATGCTCCACCGTCGCCAGGTCGGCCAGCGCCAGCTCGAGCTCGATCACCTCCCGGTCGCGCGCCGGGTCCACCGCCCCCATCACGTGCAGCACGTCGGGGTCGTCGAAGCAGCGCACGACGTGCACGATCGCGTCGGTCTCGCGAATGTTGGCCAGAAACTTGTTGCCTAACCCTTCGCCGCTCGACGCGCCCTTCACCAGCCCGGCGACATCCACGAACTGGACTACCGCCGGGACGATGCGCTTGGGCTGGACGATCGCCGCCAGCACGGCGAGGCGCGGGTCCGGCACTTCGACGATGCCGACGTTGGGCTCGACGGTGCAGAACGGATAGTTCGCCGCGTCGGCCTTGGCCGCCGTGAGCGCATTGAAGAGCGTGGACTTGCCGACGTTAGGCAGCCCGACAATGGCGAGCGAGAGCATGCAGCGTGAACGAAAGAAGGGTGAACCAACCTCAGGCCGTCGCGTCCGCGTTGTAGCGGTTCTGGGCGGCCGCGATCCCGTCGCGGACCCAGGTCTCGACGGCGCCCGTGATCTGCGGATAGAGCGATACGATGACGTCCCGGTCCGCCGATCCGAACGGCGACAACACGAAGCTCGCCAGCTCGCCGATGCGGCGCTCGGGATCCACCGGCCGCACCCCGATGCGCAGCCGGCCGTAGTCGCGCGAACCGATTTCGTGCTCGATGCTCTTGAGCCCGTTGTGTCCGCCGGCGCTGCCGTTGGCCCGCAATCGAATGCGCCCAACCGGAAGCGCGACGTCATCCACCACGACGAGCAAGTCGGCGGCCGGGTCGAAGGTCGGACGGCGCAGGTACGGCACCAGCGCGTGTCCGCTCAGATTCATGTACGTGAGCGGTTGGAGCAGCGTCACGTGCGCCGCGCCTAACCGGCCCGATGCGGCGGCCGCCTGTCCGTCCGCGCGCCAGGGTCCGAGATGCCAAACGTCGGCCAGGTGGTCCACCACCCACCAGCCGACGTTGTGGCGTGTGCGCTCGTATTCACGCCCCGGATTGCCCAGGCCGACGATCAGCTTCATGCGCCGCGATCTCGATCAGGAGCCGGCGACGGTCACGCCGGCCAGGATCACTTCTCCTCTTCGGCGCCCTCTTCCTCCTCACCCTTCGGCTTGCGGATGAGCTCGGGCTCCGTTGCGGTCTCGCCCTCGGCGCCCGCTTCGGGCGCGGCCGGCTCTTCCTCGACGTGCGGCGGCGACACGACGCACACGGTGGCCTCGGCGTCCTCCAGCACTTCGACGCCGTCCGGGACCTTGAGGTCGGACACGTGGAGCGAGTCGTTGATGTCTAACGCAGAGACATCGAGCTCGAGGTGGGTCGGCATGTTCACCGGGTCCACTTCCACGCTGACTTCGCGCATGATCTGGTCGAGAATGCCGCCCGAGCTGCGCACGCCTTCCGGCGTTCCAACGAGCACGATCGGAAGATCGACCGTGACCTTCTCGCCGGCCACCAGCTCGAGGAAATCGACGTGCAGCACCTCGCGCTTGTACGGATGCCGCTGGATCTCGCGAATGAGCGTGCGCGACACGGTGCCGTCGATGTCGAGCTCGACGACGGTGGTTTCCGCCGCGATGCGCTCGAGCAGGCGGCCGAGCTCGCGGCTGCTCATCGCGAGCGCGAGGGGCTCGCGGCTGTGTCCATAGATGACGCCGGGGACCATCTGCGCCGCGCGAAGCTTCCGCGCCGCGCCCTTGCCGGTGCCGGTGCGCTTGGAAGCCGAGAGGATTGCCGTCATATGCGTATCACTCGTGACTGGGTGCGGGTGTCACTCGAACAGCGAGCTCACCGATTCATCCGAATGCGTGTACCGA
Protein-coding regions in this window:
- the rplI gene encoding 50S ribosomal protein L9; translated protein: MEVILRNAIENVGKPGDIVKVSNGYARNYLIPRGLAYEATDGNRKRIAAERARLEAAENERRDAAQTVADRLAQVSLTFSARVGDEEKLFGSVTAADIAQQLHSQGFPEIEKRQIELHEPIKALGVYRVPIRLHAEVKPDIKVWVIKQ
- a CDS encoding DUF2232 domain-containing protein; translated protein: MPNGTTPAPRERGWIRVILALAAFLVIPHIPGGPSTLPVIDTLVLLVPALAACCVVGWWAGGSLWLALIWSALAAAILTLPPPPNVDAAYYALARGWGVLVAAAFGVVCIVGRRQPFIARALLGLGLAIVLSLGVIATGRLDPAGAEQVFAAQFAARNSAAVDEMQKDAWQVAVSFPKLADMANKVADRQAEVQERMSEYAAPLYPASLALEALAALALAWALFHRLSRVRIGAPLAPLRQFTFGDQLVWALIVGTILILIPSRDAIAAAGKSVLIFFGTLYALRGYGIYAWCISRRVAVTSVAVAVAAFPFSLVTVPWAVGLGVSDTWIDWRRRLKHSLIGGRDR
- the rpsR gene encoding 30S ribosomal protein S18 encodes the protein MRRPQKSCPFCESRVRFIDYKDDRTLGRFLTDTGKILPSRLSGVCARHQRQLAVSIKRARYLALIPYIRGHQA
- the rpsF gene encoding 30S ribosomal protein S6, with translation MPRRYEAVYIFDSTLEDAAIQEKLGRFHAMLGAGDSLNVDHWGRRQLAYSIGPRDNGYYAIARFEAEPSVLPEYERALKLDDGVVRYLVALHEHEVGAPPMSEDEIAAGRTARNADDDDDED
- the ychF gene encoding redox-regulated ATPase YchF: MLSLAIVGLPNVGKSTLFNALTAAKADAANYPFCTVEPNVGIVEVPDPRLAVLAAIVQPKRIVPAVVQFVDVAGLVKGASSGEGLGNKFLANIRETDAIVHVVRCFDDPDVLHVMGAVDPARDREVIELELALADLATVEHRLDRVRRAAKAADKEALAELPVLEAAYAALGEGTGLWQLRLDAASRAVLTPLSLLTIKPVLYAANVGDAELTGAEGPYLRALREAVRASGEHAEIVPFSAKIEAELADLPPDDRAEFLSSLGVESAGLARLIRAGYSLLGLETYFTAGEPEVRAWTIHTGDTAPKAAGVIHSDFERGFIRAETVGFDEFVASGGWKGAREKGAVRSEGKEYVVRDGDVMLFRFNV
- the pth gene encoding aminoacyl-tRNA hydrolase encodes the protein MKLIVGLGNPGREYERTRHNVGWWVVDHLADVWHLGPWRADGQAAAASGRLGAAHVTLLQPLTYMNLSGHALVPYLRRPTFDPAADLLVVVDDVALPVGRIRLRANGSAGGHNGLKSIEHEIGSRDYGRLRIGVRPVDPERRIGELASFVLSPFGSADRDVIVSLYPQITGAVETWVRDGIAAAQNRYNADATA
- a CDS encoding 50S ribosomal protein L25 yields the protein MTAILSASKRTGTGKGAARKLRAAQMVPGVIYGHSREPLALAMSSRELGRLLERIAAETTVVELDIDGTVSRTLIREIQRHPYKREVLHVDFLELVAGEKVTVDLPIVLVGTPEGVRSSGGILDQIMREVSVEVDPVNMPTHLELDVSALDINDSLHVSDLKVPDGVEVLEDAEATVCVVSPPHVEEEPAAPEAGAEGETATEPELIRKPKGEEEEGAEEEK